A single region of the Pseudomonadota bacterium genome encodes:
- a CDS encoding PEP-CTERM sorting domain-containing protein — MKRTLLILLAMSICNCASADIIPAVVDYQYHGELNGSMWTWTKITDPGYGMPEWFTIPSNQDKWLFIPNNEQLDRVKHLWLQVEWQSDSNVVDPIVWVPQGFTVTGSDSVHFANTYVWEWIITPQSGAEIIQFPNSFSWAGVTGIDVATDCPEPSTIVLLGIGAIFLICRNKSCVNRLLPVGAA; from the coding sequence ATGAAACGAACATTATTGATTTTGCTGGCAATGTCGATCTGCAATTGTGCGTCTGCTGATATCATTCCTGCTGTCGTTGATTATCAATATCATGGCGAATTGAATGGATCGATGTGGACGTGGACAAAAATTACTGATCCTGGTTATGGAATGCCCGAGTGGTTTACAATTCCTTCCAACCAAGATAAGTGGCTTTTTATTCCGAATAACGAACAGTTGGACAGAGTAAAGCATTTGTGGTTGCAAGTAGAGTGGCAGAGTGATTCCAATGTAGTCGATCCTATTGTGTGGGTGCCTCAAGGATTTACTGTTACGGGTAGTGATTCTGTTCATTTTGCTAATACTTATGTCTGGGAGTGGATTATCACACCCCAGTCGGGTGCAGAGATTATTCAATTCCCCAACTCGTTTTCGTGGGCTGGTGTCACTGGAATTGATGTTGCCACGGATTGTCCCGAACCATCTACTATCGTTCTGCTTGGCATTGGTGCAATTTTCCTAATTTGCAGAAACAAATCATGTGTGAACCGGCTCCTTCCTGTGGGAGCCGCATAG
- a CDS encoding S24 family peptidase, which translates to MDWLKHVDDLKAGKRVQIRPKGNSMEPKISSGDLVTIEPIKEKDHRIAIVEKGDIVFCKVKGHYYIHLVEAVKQKMGCVLYQIGNNKKHTNGTIGADNIFGKITKVEK; encoded by the coding sequence ATGGATTGGTTAAAACACGTTGATGACCTGAAGGCTGGAAAAAGAGTCCAGATTCGACCCAAAGGTAATTCAATGGAGCCAAAGATCAGCAGCGGTGATTTGGTGACTATCGAGCCAATCAAAGAAAAAGACCACCGTATTGCAATTGTTGAAAAAGGTGATATAGTATTCTGCAAGGTGAAGGGGCATTATTATATTCACTTGGTAGAAGCTGTTAAACAAAAAATGGGTTGTGTGCTTTATCAAATCGGCAATAACAAAAAACACACCAATGGCACCATTGGTGCCGATAACATTTTTGGGAAGATAACAAAGGTGGAAAAATGA
- the ligA gene encoding NAD-dependent DNA ligase LigA has protein sequence MNYPKLNASQCDELEAIIAELDTRFDDGEDCLIPADTSDDMLKLLGLDAATPVSDPKYDMLKGTLQANRSDSKIFKTVTASKRVISTKKVKHVPLLTSIDKASHEDLEIQKAQLWKWISDCTEKAPKSVREGKFYVLDGEKYKGSNVTYPRGYFYQQWKLDGVSIQFYYEKGELVSAGLRPRDGEYGEDVTEQAKYVKGIPTKLKVPITCAIRGELIVLTSDFPKVQDWKRQQGEKEFSNQRSAAVGGIRQFNDPEKTKYHLVTCIAHGITWNDSSPIPYSTETEKAIWVNKNLGYDSAHPNEPCIRFVQSRSFNFFDLAKMEAEVPSLDYRVDGIVIGVESLDEQSHLGTHGDKPDGNPRGKIAWKFAEEREPAIIKAIEWNVGRTGVIKPVAIFAPIRLADTNVARATLHNLGFMIRKKIGLGTEILVQKAGNIIPKVVGVKSNSCDPTYPKTCPSCGKPTASIHTPAKGNREEMWELRCENSDCPAKQLSNYCHWFKVLGCLGLGEATVEMLMSSGKITTRADFYSLSAADCMAAGLSERESLLTVAAIHMIHDPEHIDDKELATQITAAIKTPKKVDAWKFFAALGIPTAGEDSGKSLISHFRGIDKIQAASVNELEGTDGVGKKTAEIIYSYLQLHSQEINRLLQHFDLQLPKIGKLTGVTFCLSGSLPQGKTFWKAKIEELGGKCAGSVSKKVKYLVAGDGSGDKSAEATALGIPIIDVDTLKNLL, from the coding sequence ATGAATTACCCGAAATTGAATGCCAGTCAGTGCGATGAGTTGGAAGCCATTATTGCTGAGTTGGATACTCGATTTGATGACGGCGAAGATTGCCTAATCCCCGCCGATACATCGGATGATATGTTGAAACTCTTGGGGTTGGATGCTGCAACCCCCGTATCCGACCCAAAATACGATATGCTCAAGGGCACCCTCCAGGCTAATCGTTCTGACTCCAAAATCTTCAAAACTGTTACGGCTTCAAAGCGGGTAATTTCCACAAAGAAGGTAAAACACGTCCCATTGCTGACCTCCATCGACAAAGCAAGCCATGAGGATTTGGAAATCCAAAAAGCACAACTTTGGAAGTGGATTTCAGATTGCACAGAGAAAGCCCCCAAGTCGGTTCGGGAAGGCAAGTTTTATGTTCTGGATGGAGAGAAATACAAGGGCAGCAACGTAACTTATCCCCGTGGCTATTTTTATCAGCAATGGAAATTGGATGGAGTTTCTATTCAATTCTATTATGAGAAGGGGGAATTGGTTTCGGCTGGTTTGCGTCCACGGGATGGAGAATATGGGGAAGATGTCACAGAGCAAGCCAAATATGTGAAGGGCATTCCCACAAAGCTCAAAGTTCCGATCACATGTGCCATTCGGGGTGAATTGATTGTTTTGACTTCCGATTTCCCCAAGGTTCAAGATTGGAAGCGACAACAGGGGGAAAAAGAATTTTCTAACCAACGATCAGCGGCAGTCGGTGGTATCCGACAATTCAATGATCCCGAGAAAACCAAATATCATTTGGTAACTTGCATTGCTCATGGGATTACGTGGAATGATAGTTCCCCTATTCCTTACAGTACCGAAACCGAAAAGGCTATTTGGGTCAATAAAAATCTGGGCTACGATTCAGCACATCCGAATGAGCCATGCATTCGATTTGTGCAAAGCAGAAGCTTTAATTTCTTTGATTTGGCAAAGATGGAGGCAGAAGTCCCCTCTCTGGATTATCGGGTTGACGGGATTGTGATTGGTGTAGAAAGCTTGGATGAACAGAGTCACTTGGGCACCCACGGTGATAAACCCGATGGTAATCCACGGGGCAAGATTGCTTGGAAATTCGCTGAGGAACGTGAGCCTGCAATCATTAAAGCCATTGAGTGGAATGTGGGTCGCACTGGGGTCATTAAACCCGTTGCTATTTTTGCTCCCATTCGCTTGGCCGACACGAATGTAGCCCGTGCCACGCTCCATAATCTCGGATTTATGATTCGTAAGAAAATTGGCCTGGGCACAGAAATACTTGTCCAAAAAGCCGGGAACATTATCCCCAAGGTGGTGGGTGTCAAATCTAATTCGTGTGACCCAACCTATCCCAAAACTTGCCCATCGTGTGGCAAGCCTACGGCCAGTATTCACACCCCCGCCAAAGGTAATAGGGAGGAAATGTGGGAACTTCGATGTGAGAATTCCGACTGTCCAGCGAAGCAATTGAGCAATTATTGTCATTGGTTTAAGGTCTTGGGTTGCCTGGGATTGGGAGAGGCAACTGTTGAAATGCTCATGTCCAGTGGTAAAATTACCACCAGAGCCGATTTTTATTCTCTTTCCGCCGCAGATTGCATGGCGGCAGGGCTTTCGGAGCGAGAATCACTGTTGACCGTGGCTGCCATTCATATGATTCACGATCCCGAACATATTGATGATAAAGAGCTTGCGACACAAATAACAGCAGCAATTAAAACCCCCAAGAAGGTGGATGCCTGGAAGTTCTTTGCTGCCCTGGGTATTCCCACAGCAGGGGAGGATTCGGGAAAATCTTTAATTTCTCACTTTCGGGGTATTGACAAGATACAGGCAGCTAGCGTTAATGAACTTGAGGGCACGGATGGGGTTGGTAAAAAGACAGCCGAAATCATTTATTCTTACCTGCAATTGCATTCGCAAGAAATCAACCGGCTGCTGCAACATTTTGACTTGCAACTTCCCAAAATCGGAAAACTAACAGGCGTGACCTTCTGCCTCAGTGGTAGTTTGCCGCAAGGTAAAACATTCTGGAAAGCAAAGATCGAAGAATTGGGTGGCAAGTGTGCTGGAAGTGTATCCAAAAAAGTAAAATATCTGGTGGCTGGAGATGGTAGTGGTGATAAGTCGGCTGAGGCAACGGCGTTAGGAATTCCCATCATTGATGTTGACACCTTGAAGAATTTGTTGTAA
- a CDS encoding sigma-70 family RNA polymerase sigma factor yields the protein MTIALKKKSFTLPSPISTSGLQDDQSTQELRFVKPTVEANLKLARSSALTFLKSNEDVENSEEYSDALMGLWRAVESWTPDLAQQHECTWSSYAIRCMRNAILDGYKQRKIKYHEELVDFTEMQIVDPRSSNADLVDELFTMHSGDTFFTTRAKQILHEHYIERKTLKEIAKQLGVSSPYIHQLLQKAKLLMREKFGIALQG from the coding sequence ATGACAATTGCTTTGAAGAAAAAATCGTTCACTCTTCCGTCCCCTATTTCTACATCGGGACTGCAAGACGACCAAAGCACACAAGAGCTAAGGTTCGTCAAGCCAACCGTCGAGGCCAATTTGAAGCTGGCTCGCTCTTCGGCTTTAACTTTTCTCAAGTCTAATGAAGATGTAGAAAATAGCGAAGAATATTCCGATGCTTTGATGGGCTTGTGGAGAGCCGTGGAAAGCTGGACACCAGACTTAGCCCAGCAACATGAATGCACATGGTCTAGTTATGCTATTCGCTGTATGCGAAATGCCATTCTTGATGGATATAAACAAAGAAAAATAAAATATCATGAAGAGTTGGTAGACTTCACTGAAATGCAAATTGTTGATCCACGGTCTTCAAACGCAGACTTGGTAGATGAATTGTTCACCATGCATTCTGGCGATACATTTTTTACAACAAGAGCAAAACAAATTCTTCACGAACATTATATTGAAAGAAAAACACTGAAAGAGATTGCCAAGCAATTGGGGGTATCAAGTCCGTATATCCATCAATTGCTTCAAAAAGCAAAGCTGTTGATGCGAGAGAAGTTTGGTATTGCATTGCAGGGCTGA